In Microbacterium enclense, one genomic interval encodes:
- a CDS encoding MFS transporter gives MSTRQSAFIDLRPLTTSPAFARLWIGSTLAGLGGQLTVVAVMLHVFELTQSTFAVSMIAVAGLLPMVLAGLYGGMLADAFDRRTVALVAALVTFASTALLALLAWTGLETVGWLFVLSVVNSAANSIVMATKSAITPRLIPRELLPAAAALQGVTVGIMVMAGPALAGVLVAVAGYAWTYSLDVLLMTSLFLGLWSLPRLRPEGEVVRPGLESLRDGARFLRRAPNIRLQYILDITAMTFGQPVTLFPAIGAVLLGGGAITTGVLTAAVAAGAFFSSLFSGPIGRVRRQGLGIERAIQVYGLSIGLFGLVLLAATLGWLRPEVVDETHAAVALIVLAAVVLAVSGAADNVSAIYRSTMMQAAVPDAMRGRLQGIFVVVVAGGPRVGALYAGALATLTALWVPPLFGGILILALVGTLVRFSPRFRQYDALNPLP, from the coding sequence GTGAGCACCCGGCAGAGCGCGTTCATCGATCTGCGGCCGCTCACCACCTCCCCCGCTTTCGCGCGGCTGTGGATCGGGTCGACCCTGGCCGGCCTCGGCGGCCAGCTCACGGTGGTGGCTGTCATGCTGCACGTGTTCGAGCTCACGCAGAGCACGTTCGCGGTCTCGATGATCGCGGTCGCCGGGCTCCTGCCGATGGTCCTCGCCGGCCTCTATGGCGGAATGCTGGCCGACGCCTTCGACCGGCGGACGGTCGCGCTCGTCGCCGCGCTCGTGACCTTCGCCTCCACGGCCCTCCTCGCCCTCCTCGCCTGGACGGGCCTCGAGACCGTCGGGTGGCTCTTCGTGCTCAGCGTCGTGAACTCCGCGGCGAACTCGATCGTCATGGCGACGAAGTCGGCGATCACTCCTCGCCTCATCCCCCGAGAACTGCTCCCGGCAGCCGCCGCGTTGCAGGGTGTCACCGTGGGGATCATGGTCATGGCCGGACCTGCGCTGGCCGGAGTCCTCGTCGCCGTCGCCGGATACGCCTGGACGTACTCTCTCGACGTCCTGCTCATGACGTCGCTGTTCCTCGGCCTCTGGTCGCTCCCGCGACTGCGACCCGAGGGCGAGGTGGTGCGCCCGGGGCTGGAGTCGCTGCGCGACGGCGCCCGCTTCCTCCGGCGAGCCCCCAACATCCGCCTGCAGTACATCCTCGACATCACCGCGATGACATTCGGGCAGCCCGTCACCCTCTTCCCCGCGATCGGCGCGGTGCTGCTGGGCGGCGGCGCGATCACGACCGGTGTGCTCACCGCGGCCGTCGCGGCGGGCGCGTTCTTCTCCAGCCTCTTCTCGGGTCCGATCGGGCGGGTGCGCCGTCAGGGCCTCGGCATCGAGCGCGCGATCCAGGTCTACGGCCTCTCGATCGGCCTGTTCGGCCTCGTCCTGCTGGCGGCGACGCTCGGGTGGCTCCGCCCCGAGGTGGTCGACGAGACGCACGCCGCGGTCGCGCTCATCGTCCTCGCGGCGGTGGTGCTCGCCGTGTCGGGCGCAGCCGACAACGTCAGCGCGATCTACCGGTCGACGATGATGCAGGCGGCGGTTCCGGATGCCATGCGCGGGCGCCTGCAGGGCATCTTCGTCGTCGTGGTGGCCGGCGGTCCCCGCGTGGGCGCCCTGTATGCGGGCGCGCTCGCCACGCTGACCGCGCTCTGGGTGCCGCCGCTGTTCGGCGGCATCCTGATCCTCGCGCTCGTGGGAACTCTCGTCCGGTTCTCGCCCCGCTTCCGCCAGTACGACGCGCTGAATCCTCTCCCCTGA
- a CDS encoding DUF167 domain-containing protein, producing MQFTVRVKPRSRRGPLVEDTADGLVVHVRERAIDGGANSGVEKALAAHFGVAPRDVEILRGHTARIKRVEVEA from the coding sequence GTGCAGTTCACGGTCCGCGTCAAGCCCAGGAGCCGGCGCGGTCCCCTCGTCGAAGACACCGCCGACGGTCTCGTCGTTCATGTGCGCGAACGCGCGATCGACGGTGGCGCCAATTCCGGGGTCGAGAAAGCCCTCGCCGCGCACTTCGGCGTCGCACCGCGCGATGTCGAGATCCTGCGCGGGCACACGGCCCGGATCAAGCGCGTCGAGGTCGAGGCGTGA
- a CDS encoding DMT family transporter, with product MASAPSPSSASIAVQFVLTGIVWGSSFLFIAIALTGMTPAQVAGGRLLFGALALAAIVAIRRERLPRSLRVWGHLSVLAATFCVVPFLLFAWAEQHVSSGLASIFNATTPIMTAVMAWAVFRVESLKVGQLIGIVIGIAGVVVIIAPGAVSDVGDSTVAQVALLGATACYGFSLAYMRRFLGDSGLSGIAFAFGYIGPAAAFMVLLSPVILAEPMQLTLPVVASILALGVLGTGIAYVWNQNTLRAWGPTRASTVTYITPVVGVALGILVLGEKISWNEPVGAAVVFLGILLVQQRLRLPHRTRV from the coding sequence GTGGCATCCGCTCCTTCCCCCTCCTCCGCATCCATCGCCGTGCAGTTCGTGCTCACGGGCATCGTGTGGGGCTCGAGCTTCCTGTTCATCGCGATCGCGCTGACCGGCATGACCCCGGCGCAGGTGGCGGGTGGGCGTCTGCTGTTCGGTGCGCTCGCCCTCGCGGCCATCGTCGCGATCCGCCGCGAGCGGCTCCCCCGCAGCCTGCGCGTCTGGGGACATCTGAGCGTGCTCGCCGCGACCTTCTGCGTCGTGCCGTTCCTGCTCTTCGCGTGGGCCGAGCAGCACGTGTCGTCAGGCCTGGCCAGCATCTTCAACGCGACCACGCCGATCATGACGGCGGTCATGGCGTGGGCGGTGTTCCGCGTCGAGAGCCTCAAGGTCGGCCAGCTCATCGGGATCGTCATCGGCATCGCGGGCGTCGTCGTGATCATCGCCCCCGGCGCCGTGTCCGACGTGGGCGACAGCACCGTCGCGCAGGTGGCGCTTCTCGGTGCGACGGCCTGCTACGGCTTCAGCCTCGCGTACATGCGCAGGTTCCTCGGCGACAGCGGTCTCTCGGGCATCGCCTTCGCGTTCGGCTACATCGGCCCGGCTGCGGCGTTCATGGTGCTGCTGTCGCCCGTGATCCTCGCCGAGCCCATGCAGCTCACGCTCCCGGTCGTCGCGAGCATCCTCGCACTCGGTGTGCTCGGCACGGGCATCGCCTACGTCTGGAACCAGAACACGCTGCGCGCCTGGGGCCCCACCCGCGCGTCGACGGTCACGTACATCACTCCCGTCGTGGGGGTGGCCCTCGGCATCCTGGTCCTCGGGGAGAAGATCTCGTGGAACGAGCCCGTCGGCGCGGCCGTGGTGTTCCTCGGGATCCTCCTCGTCCAGCAACGCCTGCGTCTGCCGCACCGCACCCGCGTCTGA
- a CDS encoding peptidase — protein sequence MTINWEAFLHVFIAAIIGASTVVTFYALGLRLLVRGGRPPLVAPAEFTDAITVLTDKQRRRAEKAAAKAAARNPLSDGQKRLALVGAYACFAVCAAAVIGALLLILFNH from the coding sequence GTGACGATCAACTGGGAAGCCTTCCTGCACGTCTTCATCGCCGCGATCATCGGCGCCTCGACCGTCGTGACGTTCTACGCCCTGGGCCTGCGACTCCTGGTGCGCGGGGGGCGTCCGCCGTTGGTCGCGCCGGCGGAGTTCACGGATGCCATCACCGTGCTCACCGACAAGCAGCGACGCCGCGCCGAGAAGGCTGCCGCGAAGGCAGCCGCCCGCAACCCGCTGAGCGACGGCCAGAAGCGCCTCGCGCTCGTGGGCGCCTACGCGTGCTTCGCCGTGTGCGCCGCCGCCGTGATCGGCGCGCTCCTGCTCATCCTCTTCAATCACTGA
- a CDS encoding molybdopterin-dependent oxidoreductase — MTRTRESSAHWGTFQVDVSDDGRTVLRTHPYDDDQDASPAIAGVAEAQHHPLRVTRPAVRRRWLERGPGPDDQRGATDDEYVEVEWDEALDLLAAELERVRTAHGNRAIFGGSYGWGSAGRLHHAQGQLHRFLNVIGGYTSSVNDYSRGASLVLLPHLIGANGMEHLRKRPPSWPQIAEHTDLLLCFGGIRLSNTSVVPGGHNRQLVGGLSREAARSTRIVTVSAQRDDIATDLGAEWIGIPPGTDTALLLALTHTLVDEGLADDEFLSSCTVGADRVRAYLRGESDGVPKTAEWAAEIVGLPATTIRDLARRAAAGRTLVNVTYSLQRAEHGEQAVFAALTFAAFLGQIGLPGGGFSHGYGSMGDHGIGVEQVPLPTFPQGRNPVDDFIPCARIGDLLLRPDEEIPYDGRTLPLPDIRLVYWAGGNPFHHHQDLRRLRRGLARIDTLVVHEFHWTPTARHADIVLPAATPLEREDLAAGAGDTRLRAMPRVVEPEGEAREEFWIYDRLASRLGADYAEGLDSRGWLERIYEQWRTRHPDTPPFAEFWRDGGTPLPRRPYRDGAFSAFRTDPVTHPLDTPSGLIELFSATLDGFALPDTAGHALWIDPAEEPDSPYDLQLLCNQPSHRLHSQLDMAAPSQSTKVAGREPVRLNPVDAAARGVRDGDVAIVRSAQGSLLAGVVVTDALLPGVAQMHTGSWFDPSAPHIADCVNGNVNVLTKDVGTSTLTQASSGARVAVSIARYDGPLPPVRAYEPPPLAAGRDRPATSRS, encoded by the coding sequence ATGACGCGGACACGGGAGAGCAGTGCGCACTGGGGGACGTTCCAGGTCGACGTGTCGGACGACGGTCGCACGGTGCTCCGGACGCACCCCTACGACGACGACCAGGATGCGTCGCCGGCGATCGCCGGCGTGGCGGAGGCGCAGCATCACCCTCTCCGGGTCACCCGTCCGGCGGTACGGCGGCGATGGCTCGAACGCGGCCCCGGCCCTGACGATCAGCGAGGCGCGACCGACGACGAGTACGTGGAGGTCGAGTGGGACGAAGCGCTCGACCTGCTGGCCGCCGAGCTGGAGCGGGTTCGCACGGCGCACGGCAACCGCGCGATCTTCGGCGGCTCCTACGGATGGGGGAGCGCCGGCCGACTGCACCATGCGCAGGGTCAGCTCCACCGGTTCCTGAACGTGATCGGCGGCTACACCTCCTCCGTCAACGACTACAGCCGCGGGGCGAGCCTCGTCCTGCTTCCCCACCTCATCGGCGCGAACGGCATGGAGCACCTGCGCAAGCGCCCGCCGTCGTGGCCCCAGATCGCCGAGCACACCGACCTCCTGCTGTGCTTCGGCGGGATCCGCCTGTCGAACACCTCGGTGGTCCCCGGCGGCCACAACCGTCAGCTGGTCGGCGGGCTCTCCCGCGAGGCTGCCCGGAGCACCCGCATCGTGACGGTCTCCGCGCAGCGCGACGACATCGCCACCGACCTCGGCGCTGAATGGATCGGGATCCCGCCGGGCACCGACACGGCGCTCCTGCTCGCCCTCACGCACACTCTCGTCGACGAGGGACTCGCCGACGACGAGTTCCTGTCCTCGTGCACCGTCGGGGCCGATCGCGTGCGCGCCTACCTGCGGGGAGAATCCGACGGTGTGCCCAAGACGGCGGAGTGGGCGGCCGAGATCGTCGGACTGCCCGCGACGACGATCCGCGACCTCGCGCGGAGAGCGGCTGCCGGACGCACGCTGGTCAACGTGACCTACTCCCTGCAGCGCGCCGAACACGGCGAGCAGGCCGTTTTCGCGGCCTTGACCTTCGCCGCCTTCCTCGGGCAGATCGGACTTCCCGGCGGCGGGTTCTCGCACGGTTACGGCTCGATGGGCGACCACGGCATCGGCGTGGAGCAGGTGCCGCTCCCCACCTTCCCCCAGGGCCGGAACCCGGTGGACGACTTCATCCCGTGCGCGCGCATCGGCGACCTGCTCCTGCGACCGGACGAGGAGATCCCCTACGACGGTCGAACGCTCCCCCTGCCCGACATCCGGCTCGTCTACTGGGCGGGCGGCAACCCGTTTCACCATCACCAAGACCTCCGTCGTCTGCGCCGCGGGCTCGCGCGGATCGACACGCTCGTCGTGCACGAGTTCCACTGGACGCCGACCGCGCGACACGCCGACATCGTCCTGCCGGCGGCGACACCGCTCGAGCGCGAAGACCTCGCCGCCGGAGCCGGGGACACGCGGTTGCGCGCGATGCCTCGCGTCGTGGAGCCCGAGGGCGAAGCCCGTGAAGAGTTCTGGATCTACGACCGACTCGCGAGCCGTCTCGGTGCGGACTACGCCGAGGGACTCGACTCCCGCGGGTGGCTCGAGCGCATCTACGAGCAGTGGCGCACGCGGCACCCCGATACCCCGCCGTTCGCGGAGTTCTGGCGCGACGGCGGCACGCCGCTCCCCCGGCGCCCGTACCGGGACGGCGCCTTCTCCGCGTTCCGCACCGACCCGGTGACGCACCCGCTCGACACACCCAGCGGTCTGATCGAGCTGTTCTCGGCGACCCTCGACGGCTTCGCCCTGCCCGACACGGCGGGACACGCCCTGTGGATCGATCCCGCGGAGGAGCCGGACTCCCCCTACGACCTGCAGCTCCTCTGCAACCAGCCCTCCCACCGTCTGCACAGCCAGCTCGACATGGCGGCGCCCAGCCAGTCCACGAAAGTCGCCGGCCGCGAACCGGTGCGCCTGAACCCGGTGGATGCCGCCGCTCGAGGGGTGCGCGACGGTGACGTCGCGATCGTCCGCAGCGCGCAGGGCAGCCTGCTCGCCGGGGTGGTCGTCACCGATGCCCTGCTCCCGGGTGTCGCCCAGATGCACACGGGATCGTGGTTCGATCCCAGCGCACCGCACATCGCCGACTGCGTGAACGGCAACGTCAACGTGCTCACGAAGGACGTCGGAACGTCGACGCTGACCCAGGCCTCCAGCGGCGCGCGCGTGGCCGTCTCGATCGCGCGCTACGACGGCCCGCTCCCGCCGGTTCGCGCCTACGAGCCGCCGCCGTTGGCGGCCGGCCGCGATCGGCCCGCCACCAGCAGGTCCTGA
- a CDS encoding fumarylacetoacetate hydrolase family protein, producing the protein MRFAHVRSPEGAESPRLVSVHGEEFSFVDEFFPGAPRTLERLIEGGDELLDRVREAAAGAARHPLAGVRFASALLTPPSILAVGLNYAAHSGELGLKTDAGPTVFVLWPNSLTAHEATTSWPRALSEAVDYEAELGVIIGRPGRDVPEADALDHVWGYTVVNDITARNIQFSEAQWSRCKSFDGFTPTGPFVVTADEIPDPQDLHIWTIVDGHTVQDASTGQMVRSVATLIHKLSESATLLPGTLISTGSPGGAGYSRDPQIFLRDRSTVTVGIDGIGELTTHCRILD; encoded by the coding sequence ATGCGTTTCGCCCACGTCCGTTCCCCGGAAGGAGCGGAGTCCCCCCGTCTGGTCAGCGTCCACGGTGAGGAGTTCTCCTTCGTCGACGAGTTCTTCCCCGGGGCGCCCCGTACCCTCGAACGCCTCATCGAGGGCGGCGACGAGCTGTTGGACCGCGTCCGCGAGGCCGCGGCCGGGGCCGCACGGCATCCCTTGGCCGGGGTCCGGTTCGCGTCGGCGCTGCTCACTCCCCCGTCGATCCTCGCCGTGGGGCTCAACTACGCCGCCCACTCGGGCGAGCTGGGACTGAAGACGGACGCCGGCCCGACGGTCTTCGTGCTGTGGCCGAACTCGCTCACCGCGCACGAGGCGACGACGTCGTGGCCGCGCGCGCTCAGCGAGGCCGTCGACTACGAGGCCGAGCTCGGCGTCATCATCGGGCGCCCCGGACGCGATGTGCCCGAAGCGGACGCCCTCGATCACGTCTGGGGCTACACCGTCGTCAACGACATCACGGCGCGCAACATCCAGTTCTCGGAGGCGCAGTGGTCGCGGTGCAAGTCGTTCGACGGCTTCACACCGACGGGTCCGTTCGTGGTGACGGCCGATGAGATCCCCGACCCGCAGGACCTGCACATCTGGACCATCGTCGACGGCCACACGGTGCAGGATGCCAGCACGGGCCAGATGGTGCGGTCGGTGGCCACGCTCATCCACAAGCTGTCGGAGTCGGCGACCCTGCTGCCCGGCACGCTCATCTCGACCGGCAGCCCCGGGGGCGCCGGGTACTCGCGCGATCCGCAGATCTTCCTCCGCGATCGATCGACCGTCACGGTCGGCATCGACGGCATCGGCGAGCTGACGACGCACTGCCGGATCCTGGACTGA
- a CDS encoding YceI family protein, translating into MTDATTLDIPGYKAGTWVLDPSHSEVTFTVRHMMISKVRGTFGMKSATLVAPENPLEATVEASVDVTSVDTKDEGRDQHLRSAEFFDVETYPTMDFRSTGVRVEDGDFLVDGELTIRGVSKPATFSIDFGGFGTDPWGNYKGGATAKTVINREDFGLTWNAALETGGVLVGKDVTIELDLQFALQA; encoded by the coding sequence ATGACCGACGCAACGACCCTCGACATCCCCGGCTACAAGGCGGGCACCTGGGTGCTCGACCCCTCGCACAGCGAGGTGACCTTCACCGTCCGTCACATGATGATCTCCAAGGTGCGCGGTACCTTCGGCATGAAGAGCGCGACCCTCGTCGCCCCCGAGAACCCGCTCGAGGCCACCGTCGAGGCATCCGTCGACGTCACCTCCGTCGACACCAAGGACGAGGGCCGCGACCAGCACCTCCGCTCGGCCGAGTTCTTCGACGTCGAGACCTACCCGACCATGGACTTCCGCTCGACCGGCGTCCGCGTCGAAGACGGTGACTTCCTCGTCGACGGCGAGCTCACCATCCGCGGCGTCAGCAAGCCCGCCACCTTCTCGATCGATTTCGGCGGCTTCGGCACCGACCCGTGGGGCAACTACAAGGGCGGCGCGACGGCCAAGACGGTCATCAACCGCGAAGACTTCGGCCTCACGTGGAACGCGGCGCTCGAGACCGGCGGCGTCCTCGTCGGCAAGGACGTCACCATCGAGCTCGACCTGCAGTTCGCCCTCCAGGCGTGA
- a CDS encoding FKBP-type peptidyl-prolyl cis-trans isomerase, with amino-acid sequence MTDRTKPEFDAPSGPAPSDLVIRDIIVGDGDEAKPGDTVTVHYAGVEYESGEEFDSSWGRGESIQFPLRGLIQGWQDGIPGMKVGGRRELVIPPHLAYGPAGGHFLGGKTLIFIIDLLKVG; translated from the coding sequence ATGACTGATCGCACCAAGCCGGAGTTCGACGCTCCCAGCGGCCCCGCACCTTCCGACCTCGTCATCCGCGACATCATCGTCGGCGATGGCGACGAGGCCAAGCCCGGCGACACCGTCACCGTGCACTACGCCGGTGTCGAGTACGAATCCGGCGAGGAGTTCGACTCGTCGTGGGGCCGTGGCGAGAGCATCCAGTTCCCCCTCCGTGGCCTCATCCAGGGCTGGCAGGACGGCATCCCGGGCATGAAGGTCGGCGGTCGCCGCGAGCTCGTCATCCCGCCGCACCTGGCCTACGGTCCGGCCGGCGGCCACTTCCTCGGGGGCAAGACGCTCATCTTCATCATCGACCTGCTCAAGGTCGGCTGA
- a CDS encoding phosphodiesterase: MASVQFGQHAPARRVILHLSDTHVLAGDRLLGERYDTAANLRRTLDAAEATGVRPDAVVFTGDLTDLGEPEAYRALRAAVEPWAARLGAPVIWVAGNHDERPALRAGLLDESPSLEPVTGVWDLDGLRVIAVDSTVPGWHHGDLDAAQLRWLREELATPAPLGTILALHHPPLPTHIPFFDILELRDQPGLAAAIAGSDVRAILAGHLHYSTSGTFAGVPVSVAAASCYTMDLARPADEVNGMDAGQSFHLVHVWDDTITHAVVPVVDADTSGYFTPAWVEQMAALTPEERLEAFSRKR; the protein is encoded by the coding sequence ATGGCATCGGTGCAGTTCGGTCAGCACGCTCCCGCGCGGCGCGTGATCCTTCATCTCAGCGACACCCACGTGCTGGCGGGTGATCGTCTGCTCGGCGAGCGGTACGACACCGCCGCGAACCTGCGACGGACCCTGGATGCCGCCGAGGCGACCGGCGTCCGGCCCGATGCGGTCGTCTTCACCGGCGATCTCACCGACCTCGGCGAACCCGAGGCCTATCGCGCCTTGCGTGCCGCGGTCGAGCCGTGGGCTGCGCGGCTGGGCGCTCCGGTGATCTGGGTCGCCGGCAACCACGACGAACGCCCGGCCCTGCGCGCCGGACTGCTCGACGAGAGCCCCTCGCTCGAACCGGTGACCGGCGTCTGGGACCTCGACGGACTGCGCGTCATCGCGGTGGACTCGACCGTCCCCGGCTGGCACCACGGCGACCTCGACGCCGCGCAGTTGCGCTGGCTGCGAGAGGAGCTCGCGACCCCTGCCCCGCTGGGCACGATCCTCGCGCTGCACCATCCGCCGCTTCCCACGCACATCCCGTTCTTCGACATCCTCGAGCTGCGCGATCAGCCGGGGCTGGCCGCCGCGATCGCGGGGAGCGACGTGCGCGCGATCCTGGCGGGCCACCTGCACTACTCGACGTCGGGCACGTTCGCCGGGGTCCCGGTCAGTGTGGCTGCGGCCTCCTGCTACACGATGGACCTCGCGCGTCCCGCAGACGAGGTCAACGGAATGGATGCCGGGCAGTCGTTCCACCTCGTGCACGTCTGGGACGACACGATCACCCACGCGGTCGTCCCGGTCGTCGACGCCGACACCTCCGGGTACTTCACCCCCGCGTGGGTCGAACAGATGGCCGCGCTCACACCCGAAGAGCGCCTCGAGGCCTTCTCGCGCAAGCGGTGA
- a CDS encoding PrsW family intramembrane metalloprotease has translation MSYPSPLSQPAPGQPARISTTPPVAVSATPPRVRGGGVALWIVAALLVPVLALLVLYFTRFLGPAASFIGLVLAVVPFVVVWFVVRYIDRWEPEPRRLLVFAAAWGAVAAVAIALGVDLVVSLVTGGLPDALSAVVQAPIVEEIAKGLGILLLYAFARRFFDGPVDGIVYGALIGAGFALTENVQYFAISYLEGGPGEVATTFFLRAVLSPFAHVMFTSLTGFAFGLAARRSLRTRAALGYAIPGLIAAIVLHALWNGSATFFNFFEVYATLQVPLFMAFIVGILLLRREESRLTRARLGEYAAAGWFTPQEVDMLATAPGRRSALAWARTLPGNRGEVMRGFIVDATALAAARQRALSGRDPHAVATERQLLERTTAARAALLAP, from the coding sequence ATGAGCTACCCGTCGCCGCTCTCGCAGCCCGCCCCGGGGCAACCGGCCCGAATCTCGACGACTCCTCCGGTCGCGGTCTCCGCCACCCCGCCGCGGGTGCGCGGCGGAGGTGTCGCCCTCTGGATCGTCGCCGCGCTGTTGGTGCCCGTCCTGGCGCTGCTGGTGCTCTACTTCACGCGGTTCCTCGGGCCCGCCGCCTCCTTCATCGGCCTCGTCCTGGCTGTCGTGCCCTTCGTGGTCGTGTGGTTCGTGGTGCGGTACATCGACCGGTGGGAGCCCGAGCCGCGGCGCCTGCTCGTCTTCGCCGCGGCGTGGGGCGCGGTGGCGGCGGTGGCGATCGCCCTCGGCGTCGACCTGGTCGTCTCCCTCGTCACGGGCGGGTTGCCCGATGCGCTGAGCGCTGTCGTGCAGGCGCCGATCGTCGAGGAGATCGCCAAGGGCCTCGGCATCCTGCTCCTCTACGCGTTCGCCCGGCGGTTCTTCGATGGGCCGGTCGACGGGATCGTCTACGGCGCGCTCATCGGCGCGGGCTTCGCGCTGACCGAGAACGTGCAGTACTTCGCGATCAGTTACCTCGAGGGCGGGCCGGGAGAGGTGGCGACGACGTTCTTCCTCCGCGCGGTGCTCTCCCCGTTCGCGCACGTGATGTTCACGAGCCTCACCGGTTTCGCGTTCGGCCTCGCGGCGCGACGATCGCTGCGCACCCGCGCCGCCTTGGGGTACGCCATCCCGGGTCTGATCGCCGCGATCGTGCTGCACGCGTTGTGGAACGGCTCCGCCACGTTCTTCAACTTCTTCGAGGTCTACGCCACCCTGCAGGTGCCCCTGTTCATGGCGTTCATCGTCGGCATCCTGCTGCTGCGTCGCGAGGAGTCACGGCTCACGCGCGCCCGCCTCGGCGAGTACGCCGCGGCCGGGTGGTTCACCCCGCAGGAGGTCGACATGCTGGCCACCGCGCCCGGACGGCGATCGGCGCTCGCCTGGGCACGCACGCTGCCGGGCAACCGTGGGGAGGTGATGAGGGGGTTCATCGTGGATGCCACGGCGCTCGCCGCCGCGCGCCAGCGGGCTCTCTCGGGTCGCGACCCGCACGCGGTCGCGACGGAGCGTCAGCTGCTGGAGCGCACGACGGCGGCGCGGGCCGCGTTGCTCGCGCCGTGA
- a CDS encoding aspartate ammonia-lyase, which produces MTLDATTRTRTETDSLGSLEIPADAYWGIHTARALENFPIAKRPISVYPDLVRALAMVKQASARANREIGVLDPAKADLIDRAAQRVIDGEFHDEFAVGVIQGGAGTSTNMNANEVITNIALEMAGREKGDYAFLSPIDDTNRSQSTNDVYPTAIKVGLALTLKSLLEELALLRQSFLAKADEFHDVLKVGRTQLQDAVPMTLGQEFHGFATTLGEDYSRLTENAYLLYEINMGATAIGTGITAHAGYGKAVLRHLREITGLDLETATDLVESTSDTGAFMSFSSSLKRNAIKLSKICNDLRLLSSGPQAGLGEINLPARQAGSSIMPGKVNPVIPEVVNQVAFSVVGADMTVTMAVEAGQLQLNAFEPVIAHSIYQSITWMRQAMWTLRVNCVDGITANRERLGAMVGSSVGVVTALTPFIGYAAAAALAKTALLTHRNVADLVVEAGLMSRDEVTKQISPARLSGLHPITQAIPVQRAADSVVEE; this is translated from the coding sequence ATGACTCTGGACGCAACGACGCGTACCCGCACCGAGACCGACTCTCTGGGATCCCTCGAGATCCCCGCCGACGCGTACTGGGGCATCCACACCGCCCGCGCGCTGGAGAACTTCCCGATCGCCAAGCGGCCGATCTCGGTCTACCCCGATCTCGTGCGGGCCCTGGCGATGGTGAAGCAGGCATCGGCCCGTGCGAACCGGGAGATCGGCGTCCTCGACCCCGCCAAGGCCGACCTCATCGACCGCGCCGCGCAGCGGGTCATCGACGGGGAGTTCCACGACGAGTTCGCCGTCGGCGTCATCCAGGGCGGGGCCGGCACCTCGACGAACATGAACGCGAACGAGGTCATCACCAACATCGCGCTCGAGATGGCGGGTCGTGAGAAGGGCGACTACGCCTTCCTGTCGCCCATCGACGACACCAACCGCAGCCAGTCGACGAACGACGTGTACCCCACGGCGATCAAGGTCGGTCTGGCTCTGACGTTGAAGAGCCTCCTCGAGGAGCTCGCGCTGTTGCGCCAGTCGTTCCTGGCGAAGGCCGACGAGTTCCACGACGTCCTGAAGGTCGGGCGCACCCAGCTGCAGGATGCCGTGCCGATGACGCTCGGGCAGGAGTTCCACGGGTTCGCCACGACCCTCGGCGAGGACTACAGCCGTCTCACCGAGAACGCCTACCTGCTCTACGAGATCAACATGGGAGCCACCGCGATCGGCACGGGCATCACGGCCCACGCCGGGTACGGCAAGGCCGTCCTCCGGCACCTCCGCGAGATCACAGGGCTCGATCTCGAGACGGCGACCGACCTCGTGGAGTCCACCAGCGACACCGGCGCGTTCATGTCGTTCTCGTCGTCGTTGAAGCGCAACGCGATCAAGCTGTCGAAGATCTGCAACGATCTGCGCCTTCTCTCCAGCGGTCCCCAGGCGGGGCTCGGCGAGATCAACCTCCCCGCGCGCCAAGCGGGATCGAGCATCATGCCCGGCAAGGTGAACCCCGTCATCCCGGAAGTCGTGAACCAGGTCGCGTTCTCGGTCGTCGGTGCCGACATGACGGTGACGATGGCTGTCGAGGCCGGCCAGCTGCAGCTCAACGCGTTCGAGCCCGTCATCGCCCACTCGATCTATCAGTCCATCACGTGGATGCGGCAGGCGATGTGGACCCTGCGCGTGAACTGCGTCGACGGCATCACCGCGAACCGCGAGCGGCTCGGCGCGATGGTGGGCTCGTCGGTCGGCGTCGTGACGGCCCTGACGCCGTTCATCGGCTACGCCGCGGCCGCGGCCCTCGCCAAGACGGCGCTGCTCACCCACCGCAACGTCGCCGATCTCGTCGTGGAGGCGGGGCTCATGTCGCGCGACGAGGTCACGAAGCAGATCTCGCCTGCACGCCTGTCGGGCCTGCATCCCATCACCCAGGCGATTCCCGTCCAGCGCGCCGCGGACAGCGTCGTCGAGGAGTGA